The Methanobrevibacter ruminantium genome has a window encoding:
- a CDS encoding nuclease, with product MSNESQNKVYNLLISKGIDSYNEYEFYKERINSQKEFKWDEYNTQDDELNDELFEKIDIIVLLYGLYHQNKEICDELIDKSQEYDIPLLFVRSFGVEYVVEEIVEKADAVVGWNPHCIIDAIQTLVKGEEEWIKPCDIEEES from the coding sequence ATGTCAAATGAAAGTCAAAATAAGGTTTATAATCTTCTTATAAGCAAAGGGATTGATTCCTACAATGAATATGAATTCTACAAGGAAAGGATAAACAGTCAAAAGGAGTTCAAATGGGATGAATACAATACTCAAGATGATGAGTTGAATGATGAATTATTTGAAAAAATAGATATAATTGTGTTGCTTTATGGCCTTTATCATCAAAATAAGGAAATATGTGATGAATTGATTGATAAATCACAGGAATATGATATTCCATTGCTTTTTGTTCGCTCATTTGGTGTGGAATATGTTGTGGAAGAAATAGTTGAAAAGGCCGATGCTGTAGTTGGCTGGAATCCACATTGCATTATAGATGCAATTCAAACCTTGGTAAAAGGTGAAGAAGAGTGGATCAAGCCATGTGACATTGAAGAGGAATCTTAA
- the fdhD gene encoding formate dehydrogenase accessory sulfurtransferase FdhD, with amino-acid sequence MEFIKKIPAIRWENGKYEHVEEETVEDENIYFYIDFLQPRKFSTYPADLDDFAVGYCLGDGLVKSVDEIESIEVDDKKVIIKTVHMHTPEMDLESDDLVQEKEGGAKHACACRLLEYQGVMSDSAGGWRTELKSIEPIESDLVVNATEIIENMKRLTAKAEIWQETGSVHVAQLVYGDQFITREDVSRHVAVDKVIGAAAKAGFDLSKCYVCYSGRMPADMLIKVVRVGIPILVSNAAPAGSGYDIAEKGNITMVGFVRGDRFNLYTATERINLDK; translated from the coding sequence ATGGAGTTCATTAAGAAAATCCCTGCAATCAGATGGGAAAATGGAAAGTATGAGCATGTTGAGGAAGAAACTGTTGAGGATGAAAACATATATTTCTATATAGACTTCCTCCAGCCACGTAAATTTTCCACATATCCTGCAGATTTGGATGATTTCGCCGTCGGATATTGCTTAGGTGATGGATTGGTAAAATCTGTTGATGAGATTGAGAGCATTGAAGTTGATGACAAGAAGGTAATCATCAAAACTGTCCATATGCACACTCCGGAAATGGACCTTGAAAGTGATGATTTGGTTCAGGAAAAGGAAGGCGGAGCTAAACATGCCTGTGCCTGCAGACTTTTGGAATATCAGGGGGTAATGTCAGATAGTGCGGGAGGATGGAGAACTGAACTTAAATCAATTGAACCGATAGAATCTGACTTGGTAGTAAATGCAACTGAAATAATTGAAAACATGAAAAGGCTCACAGCTAAGGCGGAAATTTGGCAAGAGACGGGTAGTGTTCATGTTGCACAATTGGTTTATGGGGACCAGTTCATTACCCGTGAAGATGTAAGCCGGCATGTGGCAGTTGATAAGGTAATCGGTGCAGCAGCTAAAGCAGGATTTGACTTATCCAAATGTTATGTGTGCTATAGTGGAAGAATGCCTGCAGATATGCTAATAAAAGTCGTTAGGGTAGGTATTCCTATATTGGTTTCAAATGCAGCTCCTGCAGGATCAGGTTATGACATTGCAGAAAAGGGAAACATCACTATGGTTGGTTTTGTACGTGGTGACAGATTTAACCTTTACACTGCAACAGAAAGAATCAATTTGGATAAATGA
- a CDS encoding radical SAM protein, producing MVEDNFNLEEYLAEGAEIIVKDAIKATFRNPKESLFLAKFAKHTRKATAIRDSYSKDGKHIPIFLIASITSSCNLHCTGCYSRANDACNDDEPLNQLSGDEWEDIFAQAKDLGISFIVLAGGEPMIREDVIIKASNFPEILFPIFTNGTLLNNDYLRLFDGNRNLVPIFSIEGDEEITDLRRGEGVYNQLLNSMELMRKNNLIFGSSLTFTKGNLSNLLSRDYINQLRDFGCKVIFFIEYVPVNEETIELAPGDDERDLLLDELELLRKEYDDMLFLSFPGDEKTSGGCLAAGRGFFHINSHGGAEPCPASPYSDINVRDSSLLEALDSKLFKSLRDGGILLDDHEGGCVLFEHKDEVERILNE from the coding sequence ATGGTTGAGGATAATTTTAATTTAGAGGAATATCTTGCTGAAGGAGCAGAAATAATTGTTAAGGACGCGATTAAAGCTACTTTCAGGAATCCTAAGGAAAGCTTGTTTCTTGCTAAGTTTGCAAAGCATACAAGAAAGGCTACTGCAATTAGAGATAGCTATAGCAAGGATGGTAAGCATATTCCTATTTTCTTAATTGCAAGCATTACAAGCAGTTGCAATTTGCATTGCACTGGATGCTATTCAAGAGCGAATGATGCATGCAATGATGATGAACCTTTAAACCAATTAAGTGGTGATGAATGGGAAGATATCTTCGCTCAAGCAAAAGACCTTGGAATTAGCTTTATTGTTCTTGCTGGCGGAGAGCCAATGATAAGAGAGGATGTTATCATAAAAGCAAGCAATTTTCCAGAGATTCTATTCCCAATATTTACAAATGGGACATTGTTGAATAATGATTATTTAAGATTATTTGATGGAAACAGAAATCTTGTTCCTATATTTTCCATTGAAGGAGACGAAGAGATAACTGATCTAAGAAGAGGAGAAGGAGTTTACAATCAGCTATTGAATTCAATGGAATTGATGAGAAAGAACAATCTTATATTTGGGTCTTCTCTTACCTTTACAAAAGGCAATCTATCCAATTTGCTCTCAAGGGATTATATCAATCAGCTAAGGGATTTTGGATGCAAAGTGATATTTTTCATTGAATATGTTCCAGTAAATGAGGAAACAATAGAACTTGCTCCTGGTGATGATGAGAGAGATTTGCTATTGGATGAGCTTGAACTTCTTAGAAAAGAGTATGATGATATGTTGTTCTTATCATTTCCTGGCGATGAAAAGACCTCTGGAGGCTGTTTAGCAGCAGGAAGAGGATTTTTCCATATAAATTCCCATGGTGGTGCTGAACCGTGTCCTGCTTCACCGTATTCTGATATTAATGTTAGAGATTCCTCTCTTCTTGAAGCATTGGATTCCAAATTGTTCAAGTCTCTTCGTGATGGTGGTATCCTTTTGGATGACCATGAAGGAGGCTGTGTATTGTTTGAACACAAGGATGAAGTGGAAAGAATTTTAAATGAATGA
- a CDS encoding TetR/AcrR family transcriptional regulator — MNTKEKIFDVSLDLFSKKGYDSVSLREIADEVGIRKSSIYSHYSSKEAILMDIFNYLRNLFEYDELLNNGDLNLTADNEILIKNPELFYHRGSEAIKVMFSEERNLKIWKLIFIQMNHNDKIRLFFQNEILVKPLIFWKGFFSILKENGIIREDCNPELLAKEYYSFPIYLLLEICAKYDDIPESTLENFFEEAEEHANFLLDCVKVK; from the coding sequence ATGAACACTAAAGAAAAGATATTTGATGTGTCTTTAGATCTGTTTTCAAAAAAAGGGTATGATTCTGTTTCACTTAGAGAGATTGCAGATGAAGTGGGTATTAGGAAAAGTTCAATATACAGTCACTATTCATCTAAAGAAGCGATATTAATGGATATATTTAATTACTTAAGAAACCTTTTTGAATATGATGAATTGCTGAATAATGGAGACTTGAACTTGACTGCAGACAATGAAATTTTAATCAAAAACCCGGAACTGTTCTATCATAGGGGTTCTGAAGCCATCAAGGTAATGTTCAGTGAGGAGAGAAATCTAAAGATTTGGAAATTGATCTTTATACAGATGAATCATAATGATAAGATAAGGCTCTTTTTCCAGAATGAGATTCTTGTCAAGCCATTGATATTTTGGAAAGGATTCTTCAGTATCTTAAAGGAAAATGGTATTATTAGAGAAGATTGCAATCCTGAACTTTTGGCTAAGGAATATTATAGTTTTCCAATTTATTTGCTTCTTGAAATATGTGCAAAATATGATGACATTCCAGAAAGTACATTAGAAAATTTCTTTGAGGAAGCGGAAGAGCATGCAAACTTCCTATTGGATTGTGTGAAGGTGAAATGA
- a CDS encoding heavy metal-binding domain-containing protein, which translates to MVSIEEFPIASSDHIPGYKIVEEKGFVYGLTVRARGIGGDIGAGLKGLLGGEIKQYVSMMEESRDESINRCIQHAKELGANAIITMRMDSDSISQNMQEVLAYGTAVVIEKED; encoded by the coding sequence ATGGTAAGTATTGAAGAATTTCCAATTGCAAGTTCAGATCATATTCCTGGATACAAAATTGTAGAAGAAAAAGGATTCGTATACGGCTTGACCGTACGTGCACGTGGTATTGGTGGAGACATTGGTGCAGGATTAAAAGGATTGTTAGGTGGAGAAATCAAGCAATACGTTTCAATGATGGAAGAGTCCAGAGATGAATCAATTAATCGTTGCATTCAACACGCTAAGGAATTAGGTGCAAATGCAATCATCACCATGAGGATGGATTCAGACAGCATTTCCCAAAACATGCAAGAAGTTTTAGCATATGGTACTGCTGTTGTAATTGAAAAAGAGGATTAA